The genomic region TATATGAAAAAAATAATCTTAACTTTTTTGACGTCAGTATCTATTTTATGCGGACTAAAAAGTTTAGCGTTTGGAGATGATGTTTCTTCGATGACATCTAGCTCAAGCCAACAATCGCAAACTGTGGAAATAAGTAGTGAAGAAAATGTTGATGATTACTTTTTAAATCATGGGCATCATACTCACCCAGAAGTTCAAACTGAAACATATACTGAAACAATCAATTACTATTTAGTTGGAACAAATAAAAAAATTGCTCCATCAACTGTTAAAGAAATCACTTTTAAAAGAGAAGGATATCGACAAGTTCCTTCTCAAGAAATAGTTTGGTTAGAATGGGATCATGATTCAGAAAGTTTTGAATCAATTGTTTCGCCAACTATTAAAGGTTATACTACTAATACTTATTGCACTCCTCAAATTACAATTGTTCCAGGACAAGGTAGTCAACGTAATTATGAATATAATATTTATTATACGCCTGAAAGTAACGGTGAAATTAATGGTTCTTCAGGGTCAATCCAAAGTTCTAGTTCATCAAAAATGTCTAGTTCAAGTTTAATAAAAAATAATGATAATAAATTAACGGCTAAAAAAAATGTGCAAAAAGAAAAAAAGATTTCATCATATTCTGAAAAGAATCAGTTATCGGGTGAAATGAATAGTAGAAAATTGCAAACTAATAAGGCAAAAAATAAGAGAATTCAATCTGTTCAAAATAGTTCTGAAAAGCAGAAATCAAATATTAAACAATCTGCAAAAAATAATTCTTATAACTCTAATTTTGTGAATTCTAAAAGTAAAAATAATATTAAAATTCAAAATAGATCTGTTAATACAAATAGTAAATCACAACAATCAAGTAGTTCAATTGCTTCCAATAATAAACATGTGATGAAAAATAGCTTAAAAAATTTACGTCAAAAAAATAGTAAAATAGAAAATAAATTTAATTTAATTACAGACATAGAAAAGAAACCAATTTTAATGATTAGTGGGCTAGTTGCTACTATAGCAATTGTTTTCGAATTATTTGATCAACGTAAAAGTAAATAATTCATATAGACATAAAAGTTTATGTTAAAATTAATTAATGTGAGTTTCATTTATTTAAGAATTTAAAAAAAATCTTTATAAATATTCGAAAATGTTATAATTAAACTAGTTAAATTATGAAATGAGGATATAAAATGAAATATTTTGGTACGGACGGTGTTAGAGGTATTGCAAATGCCTCTCTAAGTCCAGAATTAGCTTTCAAATTAGGACGTTGTGGAGGATATGTACTAACACAACATGCTACAAATAAGGAACGTGCTCCACGTGTTTTAGTTGCTCGTGATACACGGATTTCAGGACAAATGTTGGAAAGTGCATTAATAGCAGGACTATTATCTGTTGGTATTGAAGTTTTTGATTTAGGAGTAGTTACTACACCTGGAGTCGCTTATTTGGTTCGTTTACAAGATGCAGATGCAGGTGTTATGATTTCGGCCTCACATAATCCTGTACAAGATAATGGAATTAAATTCTTCGGTGGAGATGGATATAAATTATCTGATGAAAAGGAAGAAGAAATTGAAGAATTACTAGAAAAAGAAAAAGATACGCTTCCACGTCCTTCTGCAGAAGGCTTAGGAACAATGAGTGATTTTAAAGAGGGAACTCTAAAATATACTCAATTTTTAGAACAAACTATTCCAGATGATTTATCAGGCATGCATATCTGCGTTGATGGTGCTAATGGTGCAACTAGTGCATTAGTTTCAAGATTATTCGCTGATTTAGGTGCAGATTTTGAGACAATGGCAACAAATCCAGATGGACTAAATATTAATAAAAATGTAGGATCAACGCATCCTGAAGCATTAGCTAAATTCGTAGTAGAACAAGGCGCACAAGTTGGTGTTGCATTTGATGGTGACGGGGATCGTTGTATTGCAGTTGATGAACAAGGAAATATCGTCGATGGTGATAAGATAATGTATATTTGTGGTAAATATATGAATGAACGTGGACGATTAAAGAAAGATACAATTGTTACAACTGTCATGAGTAATCTTGGAATGTATAAAGCAATGGAAAAGGCTGGCTTGAAGTCTGTTAAGACAAAGGTCGGTGACCGTTATGTTGTAGAAGCAATGCGTAAAGATGGTTATAACCTTGGTGGTGAACAATCTGGTCACGTTGTATTTTTAGATTTTAATACTACTGGCGATGGTATGTTAACTGCATTGCAATTATTAAATGTAATGAAACAAACTGGTAAAAAATTATCAGAATTAGCTGCTGAGGTGAAAACATATCCACAAGAATTAGTTAATGTGCGAGTAACAGATAAGAAAGCAGCATTAAATAATGAAGCAGTGAAAAAGGTTATTGCTGATGTAGAAGCTAAAATGGATGGTGAAGGTCGAGTTTTAGTTCGACCAAGTGGTACAGAGGATTTATTGCGGATAATGTGTGAAGCAGCTACTCCAGAATTAGTACATGATTATGTAATGGAAATTGCTGATGTAGTAAAACAACAAATGGGTGTTTAATAAAAAAGTGGTTATGATATAAAATCATAACCACTTTTTTATTTCAATTGGTATAGGACTATACCAATTATAAGAAACAAAAATTTGACATTAATATAAAAAGTGTATATATTAATAATTGCAATGGATAATTGATGATTTATTAATCTATACCAATTATCGTATTTTATAATTGATAAATCTAAAATCAGAAAGAAGTTTCTAATTATGTGTGGAATTGTCGGAGAAGTTGGAAATGATAATGCAGTTGAATTATTAATTCATGGATTAAAAAAATTAGAATATCGTGGATATGATTCAGCAGGAATTTATGTAAATGATGAAAAAGGCAATGATTACCTAATTAAAACTAAGGGAAGAATTGCGGAATTAGAAAAGAAAATTACAGATGATGTACATGGAAAGATTGGAATTGCACATACTAGATGGGCAACTCATGGAATTCCAAGTGCTGCAAATGCACACCCACATGTATCAGAAGATGGACGTTTTTACATGGTACATAATGGTGTAATTACAAACTTCAAAGAATTAAAAAATGAATATTTAAGTGATGTACATTTTGAAAGTGAAACAGATTCTGAAGTTGTAGTTCAATTAGTAGGCAAGTTTGCAAGTGAAGGATTATCTGCTTTAGAAGCATTTAAAAAAGCAATTAGTTTATTAGGAGAAGGGGCATCATATGCACTCTTAATGATTGATCGTGAAAATCCAGAGACATTGTATGTTGCTAAAAAGAAATCACCATTATTAATCGGGGTATGTGATGGATTTAATGTTGTTTGTTCAGATGCAATGGCAATGTTGAATGTAACTCATGATTTTATTGAATTACACGATGGTGAAATTGTAGAGTTAACAGAAAATCAAATTAAAATCCAAGATAAAGACGGTAATCCAGTAGAACGTAAACCATTTCATGTTAGTCAAGATGCCAGTGCTTCAGAAAAAGGCGCATATGAACATTTTATGTTAAAAGAAATTGACGAACAACCTGCAGTAATGCGTAAATTAGTTCAAGAATATGTAAATGAAAATGGAAAAGTTGAAATTGATGAAAAATTAATTAAGACAATTGAAGAATCTGATCGTATTTATGTTGTTGCAGCTGGTACAAGTTATCATGCAGGTTTAGTTGGACATGAATTAATTGAAAAATTTGCAGGAATACCAACTGAAGTACATGTTGCTTCTGAATTTGCTTATAATCGACCACTATTATCGAAGAAACCATTCTTTATTTTCTTAACACAAAGTGGAGAAACTGCTGATAGTCGTCAAGTATTAAATCAGGTAAATGAATTAGGTTATCCAAGTTTAACAATTACAAATGTTCCAAATTCAACATTGTCACGTGAAGCAACATTTACTTTATTATTGTATGCAGGTCCTGAAATTGCTGTTGCATCAACTAAGGCATATACAGCTCAAATTGCGGTTGAAGCATTATTAGCAAAAGCAATCGGTGACGATTTAGGTTTTGAAGATTCAAAAGCATTTGATATTCGTCAAGAGTTATCTACTGTAGCAAATGGAATGCAAACATTAGTTGATGAAAAAGAAAAAATTGAAGCTTTGGCACAAAAATATCTTGCTAAAGCACATAATGCATTTTATATTGGACGTGCAATTGATTATGATACAGCAATTGAAGCTGCTTTGAAATTAAAAGAAGTATCATATATACAAACTGAAGGATTTGCAGCTGGTGAATTAAAACACGGTACGATTGCTTTGATTGAAGAGGGAACACCAGTTATCTCAATTATAACTGATCAAACAATTGCTGCTCATACACGTAGCAATGAAGAAGAAGTTGTTGCAAGAGGTGCTAATTTAATTTCAATTGTATCTGAAAAATTAGCTACAAAGAAAGATCAAATTGTTTTACCAACGGTACATCCGTTATTGACATCTTTAGTTGCAATAATACCTGCTCAATTACTTGCATATTATGCGAGTGAGCAAAGAGGATATGATGTTGATAAGCCACGTAACTTGGCTAAAAGTGTAACAGTAGAATAGTAAATAAGGATCGCATTTATGCGATCCTTATTTTTATCGATTTTTAAAATTTAAAATATAATTTATAACTCTAAAAATTAAATATATACTTCCACAAATTACAAACAAGCGTAATAAAAAATATAAAATAGGCACATACCAAATTGCAGTATGAAATAAATCAAAAATTGGAGTAAAAGTTTTATGTAAACCAGTACTTGGGATTAAACTTAAAAGAAGTTGGAATGCCATTATTATAGTCCCGATTGTAATGCTTGTTTTTAATTGGATGTGATTAACCATAAAAACTCCTCCTCTGTTTCTATTATAGTATGAATAGATAAAAAAATGAATAAAATAAATTTTAACACTTTTGTGTTGACAGCGTTTACATTTGAATATATAGTAAAGATGTAAGGTATTTAATATTTACCTTCTAATCAATTCTCTTTCTCTCTTATGCCGAGGTTATGACTTATTAGTCATAACCTCTGTTTTATTATTTTGACATCTAACTTAAAGCTCGTTAAAATTGATATGATTTAATTATTGTGAGGGATAAATAATGAAAAGTCATGAAGTGCTAACACTTATTGAAGAAATTACTAGAAATGATGGTTCGCGTTATTTTGAAATATCTAATATAGTTCAAAATGGTCGTGCAGAATTAGCTGCTAATCGCGGATTTATTAAACAAGTACGAATTATACAACTAAATATTCCAAGATCTAAAAATGTAATAAAATATGAAAAATATATAAATCAAAATTTTGAAATGCCAAGTGAAGATTTTGATCATTTTGAAGAGTGGAAACGAACTGATGAAATGGAAAAAGTTGTAGAAAATATTTTACATGAAAATCATGTTGCTTAATTAATGATTTTTTAGAAATTCTAAAATGTACATTACATTCTTACTATAAAATGTGGTAAAATAAAGCCGTACTCAATAATGAGTAATATATGTAAACATTTTTAGGAGGCTGTTTTATGTCAGTATTCGTAAACGGTAACGCAATCTACAACGATGCTCGTAAGGGTCATTATGCTGTTGGTGCGTTCAACACAAATAACTTGGAATGGACACGTGCAATTCTTCAAGCTGCTGAAGAAACAAATACACCCGTTTTAATCCAAGTATCAATGGGTGCAGCTACATACATGGGTGACTACAAGTTAGTTAAGAACTTAGTAGAAAATGAAATGCGTGTTATGAACATTACTGTTCCTGTAATTATGCACTTAGACCACGGTAACTATGAAGCTGCTAAGGAATGCATTAAGTTAGGTTACTCATCAGTTATGTTTGATGGTCACGACTTACCATTCGAAGAAAACTTAGAAAAGACAAAAGAAATTGTTAAGTTAGCTCACGAAAAAGGTATCTCAGTTGAAGCAGAAGTTGGTTCAATCGGTGGTACAGAAGATGGTATTACAGGTGCTGGTGAATTAGCTAGTGTTGAAGAAGCTAAAACAATGGCTGCTACAGGTGTTGACTACTTAGCTTGTGGTATTGGTAACATTCATGGTAAATACCCAGAAGACTGGCAAGGACTTAACTTTGAACGCTTACAAGAAATTGCTGATGCTGTAGATACACCATTAGTATTACACGGTGGTTCAGGTATTCCTCAAGAACAAATTGAAAAAGCAATTAGCATGGGTATTTCAAAAGTTAACATCAACACAGAAAACCAAATTGCATTTGCTGAAGCTACACGTAAGTACATTGAAGCAGGTAAAGACCAAGAAGGTAAAGGTTATGACCCTCGTAAATTACTTGCACCAGGTACACAAGCAATTGTTGATACAGTTAAAGAAATTATTGGTTGGCTTGGTACACCATCAATCGACTAATATTGATATTTTTGTATCTAAAAAAGAGATTGGATATTCCAATCTCTTTTTTATTATTAAAAAATACTAATTTTGATCATATTCTTTAATAAGTTTTTCGCTAATTAATTTTGAAATTACAGTTTGAATAATTAAGTTTAAAATAAAATCGTCTTTTGAAGAAATATGATTATTTAAATTTAAATTGAATTGTTTTTGGTTAATTTGAGTAATCGATTGATTAAAAAAGTTGCTAAATTTATTATAGTTTTCTTCGGGTGATTCCTTTAAAGTATTGTTTAACCAAAGTCGTATATCATCTAAAGAATATACTTGTTTTAATAATGTAATTAATATAATTGAAACAAGATGTTTTTGTGAATATTTTTTTCTATTGGGCTTTGGCATTAGATTTTTTTTAACGTAGCTATTTACCATTGATGGGGTAATTTGACCATTAACAATAAATTCTAAGTAACGATTAGCTAAACTTACTAATTGGTCCATATAGAGTTCAATATCTGGTAAATCTTGCCATAAAGGAAGTTTAGGGACAGAATTAACCCATTCTTCTAATTCCATTTTAAAAATTCCTTTCTTTTAATTTTATTATAATTATACCATAAATAAGTAAATTCTAGATAATTGTATTCGTTTATCAAAATCAATAACTGTTTTATCTAGACTTTATATCTAGATAAAGTGTATAATGTAATCATAAGATGTGAAAAGGGTGATGAAATTGAGTAAAAAAGAACGTCTTATGAACGAGATATTAAGTGCATTAACACATGCAGTTGGGATTGGTTTAAGTATTTGGGGACTAATTTTATTGATTTTGAAGGGAATTCATACAAATTCAAATATTGAGTTAATCTCAATGATTATTTATGGTGTATCACTTGTAATGCTATATTTATTCTCTACACTTTTTCATACTTTTTATTTTACAAAATGTAAAAGATTGTTTCAGTGTTTAGATCACTGTGGAATAAATTTATTAATCGCGGGAACATATACTCCATATTGTTTATTAGCAATTAAAGGTAAATTAGGAATATTAATTTTAATTTCAATTTGGACTTTAGCTTTTGGTGGAATAATATATCATCTATTTGCTAAAAATCGAAAACAAGTTATTGAAACAGTATTATATTTAATTATGGGATGGTTTTGTATTCTTGGTGGAAGACCATTAATTTCAAATTTAGGTTCCACAGGGAGTGCATTATTAATTTCAGGGGGAATTATTTTTACATTAGGTGCACTGATCTATAGTATAAAGAATTTAAAATTTACACATGTTATTTGGCATATTTTAGTAATGGGAGGAACAATTTGTATGTTTTTATCAATTTATATTTTTATCTAAAACAATATTAAGCAATTAATATGTGTAAACGCTTGCCGTCATTTATCGAAAATGCTACTCTATAACTAGAGTCAGGTTTTGAAAGAAGTGGGGAATGATGGTAACTAAAAGATTTAATAAACAGCAAGAAGCAGCAGTTAAGTCATTTGAAAGTAATTTCAATATTATGCATGCTTTAGCTGATAAAAATCGGCAAAGAATTATTGTATTATTAGCACATCATCTAGATGATGGTTTGACGGTTACAGCAATTACTGAAAATATGGCAATTACTCAACCAGCTGTATCACATCATTTAAAAATTTTGCGTGATGCTGGAATTGTGTCTTTTCGGAAAAGAGGATTGCAAAGCATGTATTATCTGACTCTAAAAGAGCCGCTTAAAGATCTTGAAAAGTCATTAAAAGATTTGCGAACAAAATTTGAATGTTAATGAATATAATTATTTTTGTGGTAAACTACATTTATTGTGGTTTACCATTTTTTATTTAAAAATGAAGGGAGATGAAATGGAAGATGAAATATTATGCAGTTAAACGCGGAAGAATTCCTGGAATATATGAAAATTGGCAAGAATGTCAAAAGCAAATTACTAAATTTCCTGATGCAGAATTTAAGAGTTTTTCTAATATTAATGAAGCAAAGGAATATTTAGAAAAAAAAGCATCACAAGATATTTGGAAAGAGCCTGATATATTATTGTTTTCAGATGGTGGTTCAAGAAACCATGGAAATTATAAAGGCGGTCATGTTAAAGAAGATGATAAAGCTGCATGGGCATTTTTGATCCATAGGGGCACACATAATGTTCGGGGAACAGGTGGAGAGTTTGGAGCTACTAATAATAGAATGGAATTAATGGCATTAAGAAATTCATTGATGATAATAGGAAGAAGAAAATGGAACAATGAAAAAATTAATGCGATACTAGATTCGAAATATGTTTTAGATGCAATAAGAAATGGTTGGCTAGAGTCATGGTATAAGAATGGTTGGAAAAAATCAAATGG from Ligilactobacillus cholophilus harbors:
- the fba gene encoding class II fructose-1,6-bisphosphate aldolase translates to MSVFVNGNAIYNDARKGHYAVGAFNTNNLEWTRAILQAAEETNTPVLIQVSMGAATYMGDYKLVKNLVENEMRVMNITVPVIMHLDHGNYEAAKECIKLGYSSVMFDGHDLPFEENLEKTKEIVKLAHEKGISVEAEVGSIGGTEDGITGAGELASVEEAKTMAATGVDYLACGIGNIHGKYPEDWQGLNFERLQEIADAVDTPLVLHGGSGIPQEQIEKAISMGISKVNINTENQIAFAEATRKYIEAGKDQEGKGYDPRKLLAPGTQAIVDTVKEIIGWLGTPSID
- the trhA gene encoding PAQR family membrane homeostasis protein TrhA codes for the protein MSKKERLMNEILSALTHAVGIGLSIWGLILLILKGIHTNSNIELISMIIYGVSLVMLYLFSTLFHTFYFTKCKRLFQCLDHCGINLLIAGTYTPYCLLAIKGKLGILILISIWTLAFGGIIYHLFAKNRKQVIETVLYLIMGWFCILGGRPLISNLGSTGSALLISGGIIFTLGALIYSIKNLKFTHVIWHILVMGGTICMFLSIYIFI
- the glmM gene encoding phosphoglucosamine mutase — translated: MKYFGTDGVRGIANASLSPELAFKLGRCGGYVLTQHATNKERAPRVLVARDTRISGQMLESALIAGLLSVGIEVFDLGVVTTPGVAYLVRLQDADAGVMISASHNPVQDNGIKFFGGDGYKLSDEKEEEIEELLEKEKDTLPRPSAEGLGTMSDFKEGTLKYTQFLEQTIPDDLSGMHICVDGANGATSALVSRLFADLGADFETMATNPDGLNINKNVGSTHPEALAKFVVEQGAQVGVAFDGDGDRCIAVDEQGNIVDGDKIMYICGKYMNERGRLKKDTIVTTVMSNLGMYKAMEKAGLKSVKTKVGDRYVVEAMRKDGYNLGGEQSGHVVFLDFNTTGDGMLTALQLLNVMKQTGKKLSELAAEVKTYPQELVNVRVTDKKAALNNEAVKKVIADVEAKMDGEGRVLVRPSGTEDLLRIMCEAATPELVHDYVMEIADVVKQQMGV
- a CDS encoding ribonuclease H family protein translates to MKYYAVKRGRIPGIYENWQECQKQITKFPDAEFKSFSNINEAKEYLEKKASQDIWKEPDILLFSDGGSRNHGNYKGGHVKEDDKAAWAFLIHRGTHNVRGTGGEFGATNNRMELMALRNSLMIIGRRKWNNEKINAILDSKYVLDAIRNGWLESWYKNGWKKSNGKEVINVDLWKDIYNLLKYFPNLKFQWTKGHADNKGNNIVDKLLNETMDKM
- a CDS encoding DUF1836 domain-containing protein gives rise to the protein MELEEWVNSVPKLPLWQDLPDIELYMDQLVSLANRYLEFIVNGQITPSMVNSYVKKNLMPKPNRKKYSQKHLVSIILITLLKQVYSLDDIRLWLNNTLKESPEENYNKFSNFFNQSITQINQKQFNLNLNNHISSKDDFILNLIIQTVISKLISEKLIKEYDQN
- a CDS encoding ArsR/SmtB family transcription factor, which produces MVTKRFNKQQEAAVKSFESNFNIMHALADKNRQRIIVLLAHHLDDGLTVTAITENMAITQPAVSHHLKILRDAGIVSFRKRGLQSMYYLTLKEPLKDLEKSLKDLRTKFEC
- the glmS gene encoding glutamine--fructose-6-phosphate transaminase (isomerizing), which translates into the protein MCGIVGEVGNDNAVELLIHGLKKLEYRGYDSAGIYVNDEKGNDYLIKTKGRIAELEKKITDDVHGKIGIAHTRWATHGIPSAANAHPHVSEDGRFYMVHNGVITNFKELKNEYLSDVHFESETDSEVVVQLVGKFASEGLSALEAFKKAISLLGEGASYALLMIDRENPETLYVAKKKSPLLIGVCDGFNVVCSDAMAMLNVTHDFIELHDGEIVELTENQIKIQDKDGNPVERKPFHVSQDASASEKGAYEHFMLKEIDEQPAVMRKLVQEYVNENGKVEIDEKLIKTIEESDRIYVVAAGTSYHAGLVGHELIEKFAGIPTEVHVASEFAYNRPLLSKKPFFIFLTQSGETADSRQVLNQVNELGYPSLTITNVPNSTLSREATFTLLLYAGPEIAVASTKAYTAQIAVEALLAKAIGDDLGFEDSKAFDIRQELSTVANGMQTLVDEKEKIEALAQKYLAKAHNAFYIGRAIDYDTAIEAALKLKEVSYIQTEGFAAGELKHGTIALIEEGTPVISIITDQTIAAHTRSNEEEVVARGANLISIVSEKLATKKDQIVLPTVHPLLTSLVAIIPAQLLAYYASEQRGYDVDKPRNLAKSVTVE
- a CDS encoding mucin-binding protein → MKKIILTFLTSVSILCGLKSLAFGDDVSSMTSSSSQQSQTVEISSEENVDDYFLNHGHHTHPEVQTETYTETINYYLVGTNKKIAPSTVKEITFKREGYRQVPSQEIVWLEWDHDSESFESIVSPTIKGYTTNTYCTPQITIVPGQGSQRNYEYNIYYTPESNGEINGSSGSIQSSSSSKMSSSSLIKNNDNKLTAKKNVQKEKKISSYSEKNQLSGEMNSRKLQTNKAKNKRIQSVQNSSEKQKSNIKQSAKNNSYNSNFVNSKSKNNIKIQNRSVNTNSKSQQSSSSIASNNKHVMKNSLKNLRQKNSKIENKFNLITDIEKKPILMISGLVATIAIVFELFDQRKSK